A single genomic interval of Penaeus chinensis breed Huanghai No. 1 chromosome 23, ASM1920278v2, whole genome shotgun sequence harbors:
- the LOC125037561 gene encoding calpain-7-like yields MEEAQENVNHAAEVARQATHFDASGSHQAAIYMYRQAAEYLQRAMTLGLSTPALQDHAMKYKDRADQLENLDSQSLSAQNKMEGGQSELSRANFLLLEAFEEDEAGNMEEAIEHYTNAVQLCLEAMKTIDDPKMSDKLRKLAEQALTRAEVLKAQSSPEEEQKPSIGEGTGASLSSVRPAHQRVSPTRVIPPLGIGNLVNSRPQPQAKPGPSSTTGLQLSGSAGYTKEELEVLKRTSNINGRDYVPFLAVDLKEKFAYSIPFTDKDGVLALAPKQKKNFLQWVRPEDLSSDPKMIEVVDCFSIKQTCVSDCSFVASVAISALYEKRFKKRLITDIIFPKNRIGDPVYNPCGKYMIKLHINGIPRKVIVDDKLPQGQHGELLCSYSTNKNEFWISLVEKAYMKVMGGYDFPGSNSNIDLYALTGWIPERVSIKDKEFNKDATFRKIIERFHKGDVLVTVATGEMSDAEADRAGLVPTHAYAMLDIKEIKGKRLLMLKNPWSHLRWKGNYSEMDQAHWTPEMCKLLNYDPKSAQMFDNGVFWIDYDSLCHFYDVIYMNWNPQLFSYTYCTHETWSAGTGPVRDLYNIGENPQYSLDVQSPGGTAVWVLLTRHITEIEDFRNNKEYITLLVYKTGGKKIFYPFDPAPFIDGVRINSPHYLCKMVLKEPGSHKFTLVVSQYEKHLTIHYSLRVYATCPFTLQKIKNYCKHKQEITGRWSGANAGGCPNHPATYKNNPTYQFRVEHDMQTLRIELKAPKDIQIGFEIVCVEAKNIEASGYFAKKQTGAYRSGFVVLEVMDVVPGVYNVTPSTFYPNTEAPYFLNFFSSAPVKVSKLK; encoded by the exons ATGGAGGAAGCTCAGGAGAATGTGAATCATGCGGCTGAAGTGGCTCGACAGGCCACTCACTTCGATGCGAGTGGAAGTCACCAGGCagccatatacatgtatagacaggCAGCTGAGTACCTGCAGAGGGCCATGACACTGGGGTTGTCGACACCAGCACTACAGGACCATGCCATGAAGTACAAAGACAGAGCTGATCAACTAGAGAATCTTG ACAGTCAATCCCTGTCAGCACAAAACAAGATGGAAGGAGGCCAGAGTGAGTTGAGCCGTGCAAACTTCCTACTGTTGGAAGCATTTGAGGAGGATGAGGCTGGAAACATGGAGGAAGCCATCGAACACTACACCAATGCTGTTCAGCTATGCCTTGAGGCG ATGAAGACCATAGACGATCCAAAGATGTCAGACAAGTTGAGGAAACTGGCAGAGCAAGCTTTGACCCGGGCTGAGGTCCTCAAGGCCCAGAGTTCACCTGAAGAGGAGCAAAAACCTAGCATTGGAGAAGGAACAG gTGCTTCACTGTCATCTGTAAGGCCAGCACATCAACGGGTCTCCCCCACACGTGTCATTCCTCCCCTTGGGATAGGCAACTTGGTTAACTCTAGACCACAGCCTCAGG CAAAGCCTGGTCCTTCAAGTACAACTGGGTTGCAACTGTCTGGGAGTGCTGGCTACACAAAAGAGGAGCTGGAGGTTCTCAAAAGAACCTCAAACATCAATGGACGTGATTATGTCCCCTTCCTGGCAGTGGACCTCAAGGAAAAATTTGCATACTCTATACCCTTTACTGACAAGGATGGAGTTCTTGCACTTGCCCCAAAGCAAAAGAAGAATTTTTTGCAGTGGGTGAGACCAGAGGACCTTTCCAGTGACCCCAAGATGATTGAGGTGGTTGACTGCTTCAGCATCAAGCAGACATGTGTGTCTGACTGCTCCTTTGTGGCTTCTGTTGCCATCAGTGCCCTGTATGAGAAGAGGTTTAAGAAGCGACTCATTACAGATATTATCTTCCCCAAAAACCGCATTGGGGATCCCGTCTACAACCCCTGTGGCAAGTACATGATTAAGCTGCACATCAATGGTATCCCAAGAAAAGTTATTGTAGATGACAAGTTACCTCAAGGACAACATGGTGAGCTGCTCTGCTCTTACTCAACTAACAAAAATGAGTTCTGGATCTCATTGGTGGAGAAAGCCTACATGAAGGTGATGGGTGGCTATGACTTCCCTGGCTCAAACAGCAACATCGACCTCTATGCCCTCACTGGCTGGATCCCAGAAAGGGTATCCATCAAAGACAAGGAATTTAACAAAGATGCCACGTTCAGGAAAATCATCGAGCGTTTCCACAAAGGTGATGTTCTAGTCACAGTGGCAACTGGAGAGATGAGTGACGCGGAGGCGGACAGAGCAGGCCTCGTCCCCACGCACGCCTATGCCATGCTGGACATTAAGGAAATCAAG GGGAAACGTTTGCTGATGTTGAAAAATCCTTGGTCACATCTCCGTTGGAAAGGCAATTACTCAGAGATGGACCAGGCACATTGGACTCCAGAAATGTGCAAGCTCCTCAACTATGATCCAAAAAGTGCACAGATGTTTGATAATGGTGTCTTCTGGATTGACTATGATAGCctttgtcatttttatgatgTTATATACATGAACTGGAACCCACAACTTTTCTCCTACACCTATTGTACGCATGA GACTTGGTCTGCTGGCACGGGCCCTGTACGTGACTTGTACAACATAGGAGAAAATCCCCAGTATTCTCTAGATGTGCAGTCTCCAGGTGGAACAGCTGTGTGGGTTCTGCTTACGCGACACATCACAGAAATAGAGGATTTCCGCAACAACAAAGAGTACATTACCCTCCTTGTGTATAAGACtggaggaaagaaaatattttaccCAT TTGACCCTGCACCCTTTATTGATGGTGTGCGAATCAACAGTCCCCATTACCTATGCAAGATGGTGCTGAAGGAACCAGGCTCTCACAAATTCACTCTCGTCGTGTCACAGTATGAGAAGCACCTGACAATTCACTACTCATTGCGGGTTTATGCAACATGTCCCTTTACCTTGCAAAAGATTAAGAACTATTGCAAACACAAGCAAGAG ATCACTGGCCGCTGGAGTGGAGCTAATGCAGGGGGATGCCCCAATCACCCAGCAACATACAAGAACAACCCAACATATCAGTTCAGGGTTGAACATGATATGCAAACTCTCAGAATCGAACTCAAGGCTCCAAAAGACATACAG ATTGGTTTTGAGATTGTATGTGTGGAGGCAAAGAATATAGAAGCAAGTGGTTATTTTGCAAAGAAGCAGACTGGAGCTTACAG ATCGGGCTTTGTGGTGTTGGAGGTTATGGATGTAGTGCCAGGGGTGTACAATGTCACCCCTAGCACCTTCTATCCCAACACAGAGGCTCCCTACTTCTTGAATTTCTTCTCGTCAGCTCCAGTCAAAGTCAGCAAGTTGAAATAG
- the LOC125037607 gene encoding cleavage and polyadenylation specificity factor subunit 5-like → MATQKRGSSTTGWPKNSTQPSYGAKRNGTGSMALNRTISLYPLTNYTFGTKDPLFEKDPSVPARFQRMREEFDKIGMRRSVEAVLLVHEHGLPHVLLLQLGTTFFKLPGGELNTDEDEVEGLKRLLTETLGRQDGLKQEWVIEDIIGNWWRPNFEPPQYPYIPSHITKPKEHKKLFLVQLGEKALFAVPKNYKLVAAPLFELYDNSQGYGPIISSLPQSLCRFNFTYM, encoded by the exons ATGGCGACACAGAAGCGAGGCTCGAGTACCACTGGATGGCCAAAAAACTCCACTCAACCCTCCTACGGTGCTAAAAGGAACGGAACTGGATCCATGGCGCTCAACAGAACAATTAGCTT GTATCCTTTGACAAATTACACATTTGGCACAAAGGATCCGTTATTTGAAAAGGACCCCAGTGTTCCTGCCCGTTTCCAGCGCATGCGAGAGGAGTTTGACAAGATTGGCATGAGGAGGAGTGTGGAAGCGGTACTTCTTGTCCATGAACATGGCCTCCCTCATGTGCTACTCCTGCAGCTGGGCACAACCTTCTTTAAATT ACCGGGTGGAGAGCTGAAtacagatgaagatgaagtggAGGGACTCAAGCGCTTGCTGACGGAAACCCTGGGGCGGCAGGATGGGCTCAAGCAGGAATGGGTCATAGAGGACATCATTGGTAACTGGTGGCGGCCAAATTTTGAGCCTCCACAGTACCCTTACATCCCCTCACACATCACCAAGCCAAAGGAACATAAAAAGCTCTTCCTCGTACAGCTTGGAGAGAAGG CATTGTTTGCAGTACCAAAGAACTACAAGTTAGTGGCAGCACCCTTGTTTGAACTCTATGACAATTCTCAGGGATATGGACCGATTATTTCCTCTTTGCCACAGTCATTGTgcag gTTCAActtcacatatatgtag